A single window of Bradyrhizobium daqingense DNA harbors:
- a CDS encoding J domain-containing protein, protein MLSDTSKFFASIRINKQEAQEERRTAVRCEWPDCQNKATHPAPKGRHNAREYWHFCIEHAREYNQSYNFFSGMDAEAIARYQNDALTGHRPTWKIGEPISARKMTGSPAHSEDDCDAFCMLAELKGRARAEARPETRKLFNAKRKALQVMGLNVDATLGDIKARYRAMVKRHHPDANGGDRSTEQRLVEIIKAYHYLKTVVRES, encoded by the coding sequence ATGCTGAGCGACACATCCAAATTCTTCGCCTCCATTCGCATCAACAAGCAGGAAGCGCAGGAGGAGCGCCGGACCGCGGTGCGATGCGAATGGCCTGATTGCCAGAACAAGGCAACCCATCCCGCGCCAAAGGGCCGCCACAATGCGCGCGAATATTGGCACTTCTGCATCGAGCATGCTCGCGAATACAATCAGTCCTACAATTTCTTCTCCGGGATGGACGCCGAAGCGATCGCGCGCTACCAGAATGACGCGCTGACGGGCCATCGTCCAACTTGGAAAATCGGCGAGCCCATCAGCGCCCGCAAGATGACCGGCAGCCCGGCCCATTCCGAGGACGACTGCGATGCTTTTTGCATGCTCGCTGAGCTGAAGGGACGCGCCCGCGCGGAGGCCAGGCCTGAGACGCGCAAGCTTTTCAATGCCAAGCGGAAAGCGTTGCAGGTGATGGGCCTGAATGTCGATGCGACGCTCGGAGATATCAAGGCGAGGTACAGGGCGATGGTCAAGAGGCACCACCCCGATGCCAATGGCGGCGACCGCTCTACGGAGCAGCGCCTGGTCGAGATCATCAAGGCCTACCATTACCTGAAGACCGTGGTGCGGGAGAGCTAA
- the rpoN gene encoding RNA polymerase factor sigma-54 gives MALTQRLEFRQSQSLVMSPQLMQAIKLLQLSNLDLMTFVEEELECNPLLERASDDAAGAEAPTEVDQVSGDQLAEAQVRDARDGAMTTYTEWGGGGSGDEDYNLEAFVASETTLSDHLAEQLSVAFTAPAQRMIGQYLIDLVDEAGYLPPDLGQAAERLGATQEDVEHVLAVLQEFDPPGVCARNLRECLAIQLRELDRYDPAMQALVEHLDLLAKRDIASLRKLCGVDDEDIADMIDELRRLSPKPGMKFGSARLQTMVPDVYVRPAPDGGWHVELNSDTLPRVLVNQTYYSKLSKKIGKDVDKSYFNDALQNATWLVRALDQRARTILKVATEIVRQQDGFFTLGVAHLRPLNLKAVAEAIQMHESTVSRVTANKYMATNRGTFELKYFFTASIPSADGGEAHSAEAVRHRIKQLIESEEPSAVLSDDAIVERLRVSGIDIARRTVAKYREAMRIRSSVQRRRDNMWSTMNSRASGGTGLDK, from the coding sequence ATGGCGCTCACGCAAAGATTAGAGTTCCGGCAATCCCAGTCGCTGGTCATGTCGCCGCAGCTGATGCAGGCGATCAAGCTGCTGCAATTATCTAATCTCGACCTCATGACCTTCGTGGAGGAAGAGCTGGAGTGTAATCCGCTGCTCGAGCGTGCCAGTGACGATGCAGCTGGGGCCGAAGCCCCGACTGAGGTCGATCAGGTCAGCGGCGATCAGCTGGCCGAGGCCCAAGTGCGCGACGCCCGGGATGGCGCCATGACCACCTATACCGAATGGGGTGGCGGCGGCTCGGGTGACGAAGACTACAATCTCGAAGCGTTTGTCGCGTCCGAGACAACATTGTCCGACCACCTGGCCGAACAACTGTCGGTCGCATTCACCGCGCCGGCGCAGCGCATGATCGGGCAGTATCTGATCGATCTCGTCGACGAAGCCGGCTATCTGCCGCCGGATCTCGGCCAGGCCGCCGAGCGGCTCGGCGCAACGCAGGAGGATGTCGAGCACGTTCTTGCCGTCCTGCAGGAGTTCGATCCGCCCGGCGTCTGTGCGCGTAACTTGCGCGAGTGCCTGGCGATCCAGCTCCGCGAGCTCGATAGATACGATCCGGCGATGCAGGCCCTCGTCGAGCATCTCGATCTCCTCGCCAAGCGCGACATCGCGAGCTTGCGCAAGCTCTGCGGCGTCGACGACGAGGACATCGCCGACATGATCGACGAGCTCCGCCGGCTCAGTCCCAAGCCGGGCATGAAGTTCGGGTCGGCGCGGCTGCAGACGATGGTACCCGACGTCTATGTCCGTCCGGCTCCTGATGGCGGCTGGCATGTCGAGCTCAACAGCGACACCTTGCCGCGCGTGCTGGTCAACCAGACCTATTATTCCAAACTGTCGAAGAAGATCGGCAAGGACGTCGATAAGTCCTACTTCAACGACGCGCTGCAGAACGCGACCTGGCTGGTGCGCGCGCTCGACCAGCGCGCCCGCACCATCCTGAAAGTTGCGACCGAGATCGTGCGTCAGCAGGACGGCTTCTTTACCCTTGGTGTTGCGCATTTGCGGCCGCTGAATCTAAAGGCCGTTGCCGAGGCCATCCAGATGCATGAATCCACGGTGTCGCGCGTCACCGCCAACAAATACATGGCAACAAATCGCGGCACATTCGAGTTGAAATATTTCTTCACGGCATCGATCCCTTCGGCGGATGGCGGTGAGGCGCATTCCGCTGAAGCGGTGCGTCACCGCATCAAGCAGCTGATCGAATCCGAAGAGCCGTCAGCGGTTCTGTCCGATGACGCGATCGTTGAGCGCCTGCGAGTCTCGGGCATTGATATTGCCCGCCGCACGGTCGCGAAGTACCGCGAAGCCATGCGCATTCGGTCCTCGGTGCAGCGCCGCCGCGACAATATGTGGTCAACGATGAACAGTAGAGCATCGGGCGGAACTGGCCTCGATAAATAA
- a CDS encoding helix-turn-helix transcriptional regulator, with protein MDDQSHGKMPLASSRRESRGPDLFSFIECAIQTRSIAALFDLLVNFASNEGFDKVAYGALSCSNERRLPEYLPPPPTINFPSDWCQRYAEQEYQAIDPVVRRTAMLPRPFLWDELTSRYELQPRELRVLREAKEAGLKHGMSVPLFGSQGRSAFVSFASPFDDADPQDRMAHLTTLASAFHNAVAQITPPLDESCETDIPLTPRETECLYWVAEGKSAWVIGQLVNVTDNTVNFHMKNVIRKLGAANRTNAVAKATRRGII; from the coding sequence ATGGATGACCAGTCGCACGGCAAAATGCCACTCGCTTCAAGCAGACGGGAAAGTCGCGGGCCCGACCTATTCAGCTTCATCGAGTGCGCTATACAGACAAGATCAATCGCAGCGCTGTTCGATCTTCTTGTGAATTTCGCGAGCAATGAAGGCTTTGATAAAGTCGCCTACGGAGCACTCTCCTGCTCCAATGAGCGTCGTTTGCCAGAGTATCTACCGCCCCCGCCAACTATAAACTTCCCGTCTGATTGGTGCCAACGCTATGCTGAACAAGAATATCAAGCGATCGACCCGGTGGTCCGGCGGACAGCAATGCTGCCAAGGCCCTTTCTTTGGGATGAACTAACCAGTCGATATGAACTGCAGCCCCGTGAGCTGCGCGTCTTACGCGAGGCCAAAGAAGCAGGCCTTAAGCATGGCATGAGCGTGCCATTGTTTGGATCGCAAGGCCGATCGGCTTTCGTATCGTTTGCATCTCCTTTCGATGATGCCGATCCACAGGATCGCATGGCTCATCTCACGACATTGGCGTCGGCGTTTCACAACGCTGTCGCGCAGATTACACCGCCGCTTGATGAGAGTTGCGAGACAGACATTCCGCTAACACCGCGAGAAACAGAGTGCCTATACTGGGTCGCAGAGGGGAAGTCAGCCTGGGTAATCGGGCAACTTGTTAACGTCACTGATAATACCGTCAATTTCCACATGAAGAACGTCATCAGAAAGCTAGGGGCGGCAAACCGGACAAATGCTGTAGCCAAAGCAACCCGGCGCGGCATCATTTAG
- a CDS encoding SET domain-containing protein produces the protein MLIVDTILKPDRFGGIGLFSATRLPKGSLIWIHNPIVDITVTPEQYEALAPTFQALLDKHAYPRDYKAYDGVIEYNADNARFMNHSSRPNTYQDDRRVFTARDVQPGEELTCNYLFFDPRCDVSWNEEPSMNLDAPTG, from the coding sequence ATGCTGATCGTCGACACAATTTTGAAGCCAGACAGGTTTGGCGGTATTGGACTTTTCTCCGCGACTCGTTTGCCCAAAGGTTCGTTGATCTGGATTCACAACCCAATCGTTGACATCACGGTGACGCCTGAACAATACGAAGCCCTAGCTCCAACATTCCAAGCGCTACTTGATAAGCATGCCTATCCAAGAGACTACAAGGCTTACGATGGTGTTATCGAGTACAATGCTGACAATGCCCGCTTCATGAACCACAGCAGCCGCCCAAACACATACCAAGACGACCGCCGAGTTTTCACAGCCCGTGACGTACAACCCGGTGAAGAACTGACCTGCAATTACTTATTTTTCGATCCACGGTGTGACGTATCGTGGAATGAAGAACCATCCATGAATCTTGATGCCCCAACGGGCTAG
- a CDS encoding outer membrane beta-barrel protein, with translation MAIATTGTSMANLGREALPPSVWNWSGGYIGGHVGGGYGRTSFTNPFGPPIYGDVVDIPSFVAGGQIGYNWQNNSWVYGLELDASAAVASGSNTCLAASDLIVSANCNAAPNLFATGTGRIGYAFGSLGQTLAYLKAGAAWQNNRGDIVNNFEGGDLPQEKTHFDYGQVGGVIGLGVEQALTPSWSVNVEYDYLHFGGPSVATASTAKLSPSTILPASTTSLSSNYHIGKIGLNYHFGADPEAAPKSDSPLHARSAGSVPPIPYTSGWSFEGGSRLWLSRGRFQWDQSAVPYGWPEDPSILISRLTYHALDGLSGEVFGRVDSPWGVFLKSSLGIGFFNKGKSNDEDWLPHEGYPYLNTRSGESNGRFAYYTADAGYDVLRSTNYKIGGFIGWAYYSQSSDSRGCVPLTNPQDFCRIKPSDDRIVGSQDTQWNAPRIGLSAETMLTERWRLNADIAYLPWTDFKGRDNHLLRKKTTFSEQHGNGGGGVQVEGLLSYFVTNNISLGVGGRYWAMWTKKEADSADCGNGCGSLGFANYSMERWGTFFQASYKLN, from the coding sequence ATGGCGATCGCCACAACGGGTACATCTATGGCGAACCTCGGGCGAGAAGCCCTGCCACCGTCGGTGTGGAACTGGTCCGGAGGCTACATTGGCGGGCATGTAGGCGGCGGGTACGGTCGAACCTCTTTCACCAATCCGTTCGGCCCACCGATCTACGGCGACGTCGTCGATATTCCCTCCTTCGTCGCAGGTGGCCAAATCGGCTACAATTGGCAGAACAATAGTTGGGTGTACGGCCTCGAACTGGATGCCAGCGCAGCTGTCGCGAGCGGCTCAAACACCTGCCTCGCAGCCTCAGACTTGATTGTAAGCGCAAACTGCAACGCAGCTCCGAACCTCTTTGCGACCGGGACCGGTCGCATCGGTTACGCCTTCGGCTCGCTCGGGCAAACGCTTGCCTATCTCAAGGCAGGTGCAGCCTGGCAAAATAATCGAGGCGATATCGTCAACAACTTTGAAGGGGGCGACCTGCCACAGGAGAAAACCCATTTCGACTATGGCCAAGTTGGTGGCGTCATCGGGCTCGGTGTGGAGCAAGCCCTTACGCCTTCATGGTCGGTGAACGTCGAGTATGACTATCTGCATTTTGGCGGGCCGAGCGTCGCGACCGCTTCGACCGCGAAGTTATCTCCGTCTACGATTTTGCCGGCGAGCACGACCAGCCTGTCCAGCAACTATCACATTGGGAAAATTGGTCTGAACTACCACTTTGGTGCGGACCCAGAAGCCGCACCAAAGTCCGATTCGCCGCTGCATGCGAGATCAGCCGGCAGCGTACCACCCATTCCCTACACGTCCGGTTGGTCGTTCGAAGGGGGCTCGCGGCTCTGGCTGAGCCGGGGAAGATTCCAGTGGGATCAAAGCGCAGTCCCGTATGGCTGGCCTGAAGACCCCAGCATACTGATTTCCAGGCTCACTTATCATGCACTGGACGGACTTTCGGGGGAGGTATTCGGCCGTGTCGACAGTCCCTGGGGAGTGTTCTTGAAGAGTAGCCTTGGTATCGGGTTCTTCAACAAAGGGAAATCGAACGATGAAGATTGGCTGCCCCACGAGGGATACCCCTACCTAAATACTCGTTCAGGTGAGTCAAACGGGCGATTTGCATATTACACGGCCGACGCCGGTTACGATGTCCTGCGCAGTACGAACTACAAGATCGGCGGATTTATAGGCTGGGCCTATTACAGCCAGAGCTCAGACTCGAGGGGTTGCGTTCCGCTCACAAATCCGCAGGACTTTTGTCGTATCAAGCCGAGCGACGATAGGATCGTTGGCAGCCAAGATACTCAATGGAATGCGCCTCGAATCGGCTTGAGCGCCGAAACTATGCTGACCGAGCGCTGGCGCCTGAATGCGGACATCGCTTACCTGCCCTGGACCGACTTCAAGGGCCGCGATAATCATCTCTTGCGCAAAAAGACCACCTTTAGTGAGCAACACGGCAATGGTGGCGGCGGCGTCCAGGTTGAAGGCCTTCTGTCCTACTTTGTCACCAACAATATCAGCCTAGGCGTTGGAGGCCGCTATTGGGCCATGTGGACGAAAAAGGAAGCGGACTCCGCGGACTGCGGAAACGGCTGCGGCTCGCTAGGATTTGCGAACTACAGCATGGAACGGTGGGGTACGTTCTTCCAGGCGTCTTACAAGCTCAACTAA